A DNA window from Carnobacterium funditum DSM 5970 contains the following coding sequences:
- a CDS encoding ClC family H(+)/Cl(-) exchange transporter, protein MKRLFTTLKDRRIRYITKAIVVGVLVGFIVSLFRLGVEIIFENIILLYTFFHSEPLWLIPWTFISITIAIIIGLFVKSDPDIKGSGVSQVKGQVQGIIHVQWWSVLWKKFIGGLLAIGSGLFLGREGPSIQLGASVGLGVSKLTKGDETEEKVLLSSGAGAGLAAAFNAPIAGLMFILEEVHHNFSPLVAITTFTSAVVANFVSLNFFGLAPILDIGTVTNLPLKYYIYLPLLGILLGFGGWIYSKVLLDILPKFYQLFSFIPEHFNSVIPLLLIIPMGFYLPELIGGGHGIISQLPKWNLSLSILVGLFVFRFIFSMISYGASVPGGIFLPILSLGAILGALFAQFMIYYFKMDAQYLTHFILFAMAGYFTAIGKAPLTAILLVTEMVGGLNQLMPLAVVSLTAYMMADFLGVKPIYESLLKNLIPDDDNVVVSKPHSFVHTIGPDSLLSRKAINDVEWPEEIIISSMRRGNEYIFPHGHTIIHVGDHLIITCDLKNANAIQDLLNEKKI, encoded by the coding sequence ATGAAAAGATTGTTCACTACACTTAAAGATCGACGAATCCGATACATCACTAAAGCAATAGTAGTTGGGGTGTTGGTGGGCTTCATCGTAAGTTTATTCCGTTTAGGTGTAGAAATTATTTTTGAAAATATTATCCTTTTATACACATTTTTCCATTCAGAACCTCTATGGTTGATTCCTTGGACTTTTATCTCCATTACTATCGCTATTATTATTGGTTTATTTGTTAAAAGCGACCCAGACATTAAAGGGAGTGGGGTTTCTCAAGTAAAAGGTCAAGTTCAAGGTATTATTCATGTTCAATGGTGGTCTGTCCTATGGAAAAAATTCATCGGCGGACTATTAGCTATAGGATCTGGACTTTTTCTTGGTAGAGAAGGTCCTTCTATTCAATTAGGAGCTTCAGTGGGATTGGGTGTCAGCAAATTAACAAAAGGAGATGAAACAGAAGAGAAGGTTTTATTATCGAGTGGAGCTGGAGCAGGTTTAGCAGCTGCTTTTAATGCACCTATAGCAGGATTAATGTTTATATTGGAAGAAGTTCATCACAACTTCTCTCCTTTAGTTGCTATAACAACATTTACATCAGCGGTTGTTGCCAACTTCGTCTCTTTAAACTTTTTTGGTTTAGCTCCTATATTGGACATCGGAACAGTAACAAATCTTCCACTTAAATATTATATTTACTTGCCATTATTAGGAATTCTCCTCGGTTTTGGAGGCTGGATTTACTCTAAAGTTTTATTAGATATCCTTCCAAAATTTTATCAATTATTTTCCTTTATTCCTGAGCATTTTAATTCGGTTATTCCTCTTTTACTAATTATCCCAATGGGCTTTTATTTGCCAGAACTGATTGGAGGGGGGCATGGGATTATTTCGCAACTGCCGAAGTGGAATTTATCTCTATCTATTTTAGTTGGATTATTTGTTTTTCGTTTTATTTTCTCGATGATATCTTATGGAGCTAGTGTTCCTGGAGGTATTTTCTTACCCATTTTATCTCTGGGTGCCATTCTTGGTGCGCTATTTGCTCAATTTATGATTTATTATTTTAAAATGGATGCTCAGTATTTAACTCATTTTATTTTATTTGCTATGGCTGGTTACTTTACTGCTATAGGGAAAGCGCCTTTAACAGCTATCTTATTAGTTACTGAAATGGTTGGAGGCTTGAATCAATTAATGCCGTTAGCAGTTGTTTCTTTAACAGCGTATATGATGGCCGACTTCTTAGGAGTTAAACCAATCTACGAAAGTTTATTGAAAAATTTAATTCCGGATGACGATAATGTAGTAGTGAGCAAACCTCACTCTTTTGTGCATACTATCGGACCTGATAGCCTTTTATCTAGAAAAGCTATCAATGACGTGGAATGGCCAGAAGAAATCATCATCTCCTCCATGCGTAGGGGGAATGAATATATCTTTCCTCATGGACACACTATTATTCATGTTGGTGATCATCTTATTATTACTTGTGATTTAAAGAATGCTAATGCTATTCAAGATTTATTAAACGAAAAAAAAATCTAA